A genomic window from Lotus japonicus ecotype B-129 chromosome 1, LjGifu_v1.2 includes:
- the LOC130723226 gene encoding uncharacterized protein LOC130723226 gives MKRLCLKDYLALRTICSPWRSTVTKAIANKHCYPLPELPLIVLRSKEQILFSLRTESEHYTKVPIFESTKITCHGSVEGWMIMSNYVKQGSLLIFFFNPVTNRRVSISSPLYFPSSSPIQANKLLMGKMVASSAPDCHKSGCYLAGLLNDCCHIAFYRLFDKSWNMIESDRKLGVSILDLEIMGFKLYVSTVKQDSILVYDLQDSGDGLPKPKMLVMHPQTSAPFASRIIDNQRHVSGGAIFYMAKHETLEQLFLISMIVTASYKLEDVGHLNRIKEFVTAPEMTAVEVFKLNMNKEPIEWIKCESLDDNAIFISHCKSMVMSRTSLNRTQESTIRENSIYFAFQFKCPTDPWKGARLGIKHLTDSGIKYFSVAASHPMWFVPSI, from the coding sequence atgaagcGTTTGTGCCTCAAAGATTACCTTGCATTACGTACAATATGTTCCCCTTGGAGGAGTACTGTTACTAAAGCCATTGCAAACAAGCATTGTTACCCTTTACCTGAATTGCCACTAATTGTCCTTAGATCTAAAGAACAAATACTTTTCAGCTTGAGAACAGAAAGTGAGCATTACACCAAAGTACCAATATTTGAGAGCACAAAGATTACCTGTCATGGTTCAGTTGAAGGGTGGATGATTATGTCTAATTATGTTAAACAGGGCAGTTTAttgatcttcttcttcaatcctgTGACTAATCGTAGAGTTTCAATTTCATCACCATTGTACTTTCCCTCAAGCTCTCCAATCCAAGCTAATAAATTGCTTATGGGGAAAATGGTGGCCTCTTCCGCACCGGATTGTCATAAATCAGGTTGTTATTTGGCTGGTCTACTCAACGATTGTTGTCATATTGCATTTTATAGACTCTTTGACAAGTCATGGAACATGATTGAATCAGATAGGAAGTTAGGGGTGTCTATTTTGGATTTGGAAATTATGGGTTTCAAGTTGTATGTTAGCACAGTCAAACAGGACTCCATATTGGTTTATGATCTTCAAGATTCTGGTGATGGCTTGCCAAAGCCTAAAATGTTAGTTATGCATCCACAAACATCGGCACCATTTGCATCAAGAATAATTGATAATCAACGTCATGTTTCAGGTGGAGCCATTTTCTATATGGCGAAACATGAAACATTAGAACAATTATTTCTCATTTCCATGATCGTCACTGCAAGTTATAAACTAGAAGATGTTGGCCATTTGAACCGTATCAAAGAATTTGTTACCGCACCTGAGATGACTGCAGTAGAAGTGTTCAAGTTGAACATGAATAAGGAACCAATTGAGTGGATAAAGTGTGAAAGCTTAGATGATAACGCGATTTTTATTAGCCATTGCAAGAGCATGGTGATGTCAAGAACTTCCCTTAATCGCACTCAAGAGTCAACGATTAGAGAAAATAGTATCTATTTTGCTTTTCAATTTAAATGTCCTACGGATCCATGGAAAGGTGCTCGGTTGGGGATAAAGCACTTAACTGATAGTGGCATTAAATATTTTTCTGTAGCGGCATCACATCCTATGTGGTTCGTACCAAGTATTTGA
- the LOC130723233 gene encoding uncharacterized protein LOC130723233, with protein sequence MSLLYGNKSFLCSSPAKKLCKEEKKDINLWAHLPNEILELIMKRLCLKDYLALRTICSSWSSTVTNAIANKHCCPLPELPLIVLRSKGQIFSLRTEREHCLKISIFESTKIICHGSVEGWMIMSDYVNNGSLLIFFFNPVTNRRVSVSSPLYLPSISPIPSNQLFMLKMVASSPPDHHKSGCYLAGLLNDCCHIAFYRVFDKSWNMIEIDRILGDHFSDLEIMGFKLYASTVKPDSILVYDLKDFGDGLPKPKVSVMYPQTSTPFASRIIDNQRHVSGGAIFYMAKHETLEQLFLISMIVTASYKLEDVGHLNRIKEFVTAPEMTAVEVFKLNMNKEPIEWIKCESLDDNAIFVSRCKSMVMSRASLNSTKESTIGENSVYFALQFKCPTDPWKGARLGIKHLTDSGINYFSAAASYPMWFVPSI encoded by the coding sequence ATGTCACTACTCTACGGAAATAAAAGTTTTTTGTGTTCATCCCCTGCTAAAAAGCTATgcaaagaagagaagaaagacaTCAACCTATGGGCACATCTTCCAAATGAGATCCTAGAACTGATTATGAAGCGTTTGTGCCTCAAAGATTACCTTGCATTGCGTACAATATGCTCCTCTTGGAGTAGTACCGTGACTAACGCCATTGCAAACAAGCATTGTTGCCCTTTACCTGAACTGCCACTAATTGTCCTTAGATCTAAGGGACAAATTTTCAGCTTGAGAACAGAACGTGAGCATTGCCTCAAAATATCAATATTTGAGAGCACAAAGATTATCTGTCATGGTTCAGTTGAAGGGTGGATGATTATGTCTGATTATGTTAATAATGGAAGTTTAttaatcttcttcttcaatcctgTGACTAATCGTAGAGTTTCAGTTTCATCACCATTGTACTTACCCTCCATCTCTCCAATCCCATCTAATCAATTGTTTATGCTGAAAATGGTGGCCTCTTCCCCACCGGATCATCATAAATCAGGTTGTTATTTGGCTGGTCTCCTCAACGATTGTTGTCATATTGCATTTTATAGAGTCTTTGACAAGTCATGGAACATGATTGAAATTGATAGGATATTAGGAGATCATTTTTCAGATTTGGAAATTATGGGTTTCAAGTTGTATGCTAGCACTGTCAAACCCGACTCCATTTTGGTTTATGATCTTAAAGATTTTGGTGATGGCTTGCCAAAGCCTAAAGTGTCAGTTATGTATCCACAAACATCGACACCATTTGCATCAAGAATAATTGATAATCAACGTCATGTTTCAGGTGGAGCCATTTTCTATATGGCGAAACATGAAACATTAGAACAATTATTTCTCATTTCCATGATCGTCACTGCAAGTTATAAACTAGAAGATGTTGGCCATTTGAACCGTATCAAAGAATTTGTTACCGCACCTGAGATGACTGCAGTAGAAGTGTTCAAGTTGAACATGAATAAGGAACCAATTGAGTGGATAAAGTGTGAAAGCTTAGATGATAACGCGATTTTCGTTAGCCGTTGCAAGAGCATGGTGATGTCAAGAGCTTCCCTTAATAGCACTAAAGAGTCAACGATTGGAGAAAATAGTGTCTATTTTGCTCTTCAATTCAAATGTCCTACGGATCCATGGAAAGGCGCTCGGTTGGGGATAAAACACTTGACTGATAGTGGCATCAATTATTTTTCTGCAGCGGCTTCATATCCTATGTGGTTCGTACCAAGTATTTGA